Below is a genomic region from Streptomyces sp. NBC_00461.
TACGACCACGAGTGGTACGGGCAGGTGAGCCGCCTCGACACCCCGCAGCCGGGCTCGAGGAGCTTGGCCCCCCGGTGCCGGCAGGCGTTGATCATCGCGTGTACGGCGCCCTGGCGGTCCCGGGTGATCAGCACGGGGATGCCGAGCACGTCGATCGCCTTGTAGGTGTTCGGACCGGGCAGCTCGCAGGACATGGCGAGCGGCAGCGGGACGCTCCGGTGGACGGCGTCCGTCTCGCGTTGCCAGCGGTCGGCGTCGAGGTAGTTGGCGACGGGTTCCGTCCACTGGCCGTCCGCCTCGTGCGTCGTGTTGGCGCGGTAGTGCGCCATCACGCGCTCGACGAGTTCGGCGGCCTCCCGCCGCATCGTCAGGGATGCGGCGTCGGTGGACCGGTCCTGGCTGATCCACGAGGAGTATGCGGGGGCCGAGGGCGGGTTGCGGTCGGCGTCTGTCTCCCGGATCTCCGGCGAACTGGTCTGGACCACGGTGTCCTCACAATCCTCCCAGCCGCGAGCCGGTGACCGGCTTCGGAATGCGACAGCTGGGTTGTGTCCGAAACTGCAACAGGACTTAGTGTGGTCTGTCAATAGAAAGTGGCGAAGTTGCGGTTCGGCCTCCCGTAGGGGTGGGTGCGATGGTCATGGTCCGACCGTTCGAGGTGGGCCCGGTAGTACGGGACTTGGGGTCGATGGAGCGCTTCTACCGCGACGTGATCGGTTGTCGCTCCGTGCGCCGCTCGCGCGTACCGGTGGCCGTCGGCGGCCCGGCCGGACTGGGCGGCGAGCTGGACGTCGTCTGGCTGCAGGTGCCCTCAGGGGGGTGCGTCAAGCTGATTCTTCCCTCGTCGCCCGCGGTGCCCGCCCTCGTGGCGCATCCGCTGGCCGGACGTGCGGGGCTGTCGTATCTCACCTTCCGTGTTGACGACGTGGACCCCGTGGTGGCCGCACTGGGGGCCGCGGGCGCCAAGCCCCTGTCGGACCCGGTGGTCGTCCGTGCGCACGGTCGGCGGATCACCTTCTGGACGGATCCGGAGGGCACCGCGGTGGAGCTGGTGGACGACCGGGGCGAGGAGTCGGGTCCGAGGCGTAGTAATTAGAGAACCTGTTCAGTAAGGTGCGTGGTGCTGGTTACTGTAGACAGACACTAGAAAGTCCACTTCCGTGGCACACCTCCCTCGGGCGAAGGGGCGGACGATGGCTCAGAAGAAGTCGGCCGATGCGGTCGCGCACCAGGTATCCGCGCAGGTCATCAGGGATCTGCACGAGCGCATGGTGCGCATCCGGCTGTTCGAGACCGAGGCGGGCAAACTCATGGAGGCCGGCAAACTGCCCGGCTTCCTGCACCTGTATGTCGGCCAGGAAGCCGTGGCCGCCGGCGTCATGGCGGCCCTGCGCGACGACGACCAGATCACCTCCACCCACCGGGGCCACGGGCACGCCGTGGCCAAGGGCGTCGGCCTCCGCGAGATGTACGCCGAGCTGTACGGGCGCGTCACCGGCGCCTGCCTCGGCCGCGGCGGCAGCATGCACATCAACGACC
It encodes:
- a CDS encoding VOC family protein; its protein translation is MVRPFEVGPVVRDLGSMERFYRDVIGCRSVRRSRVPVAVGGPAGLGGELDVVWLQVPSGGCVKLILPSSPAVPALVAHPLAGRAGLSYLTFRVDDVDPVVAALGAAGAKPLSDPVVVRAHGRRITFWTDPEGTAVELVDDRGEESGPRRSN